The following coding sequences are from one Lolium rigidum isolate FL_2022 chromosome 6, APGP_CSIRO_Lrig_0.1, whole genome shotgun sequence window:
- the LOC124665360 gene encoding peptidyl-tRNA hydrolase, mitochondrial, translated as MRLLSGASASRLHFPLLPLARATPRCVARSSSALACRAASSSAAPAGDGGARKPWLFVGLGNPGKMYQRTRHNVGFEMIDVIAEAEGISLSSMQFKAMVGKGRIGDVPIMLAKPQTFMNASGESVGQLVSYFKIPPNQVLVMYDDLDLPFAKLRLLPKGGHGGHNGMRSIINHLKQNRDFPRLRIGIGRPPGKMDPANFVLRPFTKKEQEELDFTFHRGLEAVRIMTLEGFNKSATFVNTAQSLKC; from the exons atgcGGCTGCTCTCCGGCGCCTCGGCTTCCCGCCTCCACTTCCCCCTCCTCCCGCTCGCCCGCGCAACGCCTAGATGTGTGGCGCGCTCGTCCTCCGCCTTAGCTTGCCGGGCCGCCTCCTCGTCAGCTGCGCCCGCCGGTGACGGCGGCGCGCGTAAGCCGTGGCTGTTCGTTGGCCTCGGGAACCCCGGGAAGATGTACCAGCGCACTCGCCACAAC GTTGGATTTGAGATGATTGATGTTATAGCAGAAGCTGAGGGTATATCGCTGAGCAGTATGCAGTTCAAGGCAATGGTTGGTAAAG GTCGCATTGGCGATGTTCCTATCATGCTTGCGAAGCCGCAAACGTTTATGAATGCAAGCGGTGAGTCT GTTGGGCAGCTGGTTTCATATTTCAAGATACCACCGAACCAAGTCCTTGTG ATGTATGATGATCTAGATTTACCCTTCGCAAAATTGCGTCTACTGCCAAAAGGTGGACATGGCGGGCATAATGG gatgagAAGCATTATCAACCATCTCAAACAGAATCGTGATTTTCCACGTCTAAGAATTG GCATTGGGCGGCCACCTGGGAAGATGGATCCTGCCAATTTTGTTCTCAGGCCATTCACCAAGAAAGAACAAGAAGAG CTTGATTTCACGTTCCATAGGGGCTTGGAAGCAGTAAGAATAATGACACTTGAAGGGTTCAACAAGAGCGCTACTTTCGTGAACACTGCGCAGTCATTGAAATGCTGA